A stretch of DNA from bacterium:
CCCGTAACCGGCAATGACATAACGCAACGATGATTTAGGCGACATGCGCTTCTCCCTTTGCCAGCACGGCATCAATATACGTACGCGCCACATCCTCCCACTGGGGATAGCTGTCATACAGGTGCCGTTGCTCACGCAGCAGCACGTCCGGATGCTCCAGCGCGTAGCCGATCCGTTCGACCATCTCATCCTGATCATACGGATCAAACAGCATGAGTTTGCGTAGTTTTTCCGTTTTCACCAGTTCCATCACCACGGGAATATTGCTCATCACCGAAGGTGTGCCAACCGAATATGCCTCGCAGAACGTAAACGGAAAACCACCTTCAAACAGGGTAGGGTTCACCGCGCAGATGGCCAGGTTGTTCAAGGCGGCCAGCACGCTTGTGGGCACATCGTAGGCTTCAAGAATATAAGCCGCCAGGCCCTGCTGCTCGATATAGGCCTTCAGGTCGTCGTCCTGGCTTACGTTTGCGGTCAAAACAAGCCGCAACTCGGGATATTGCAGCCGCAGCCGTGCAAAGGCCTTCACCAGGCTGTGAAGGTTTTTGTAAAAGCGATATTGCGATGAATAGAAAATGAACGGGGTTTCTGCAAAATCCAGATGATAGAAATGATAATGCTTTGTCACCACGTCGGGTTCGCGCTGATAATCACGAATAATGCGCAGCGCCCGCTGGCGCATGGCCAGCCTTTCCTGTTCCGCCGTCATTTCCTTGGTCTGAGCAGGTAGCAGATAAGACCGGAGGTCCACCCTGCCGTGGCGAATAACGCTCACCTTGCTGGTATCCACGGCAGAGAGTTTTCCAAGGTGATAATCCCGCACATATTCACTGTAACACGTGAAGGCATCGGCACTCCAAAGCGATTCCATCATGCGCTTATACGTGCGCGGAAACACCGGCTTGTTGAAAAAAGATGGGAATTCGAGAAACACGATATCCGGCGCCGTCACCACTTTCGGCGCATTGATATGGACCATTTCCGGCCAGAAAAGCGTAGGAATATACCATGCCACAATATCATGGCGTTTATTGATACGACGGATCAGCCGAATAAACTCAAACCGGCGGATATTGTCATACATAATATAAATCAGCTGATTATGCTGCAGCAGATTGGCAGGCAGCGTGAATATGCGGGTAAAAGGCGACGGAACCTTTTCCAGCCGCTTGATGACCATCCACACAAGCCAGCCGAGAACCAGCAAAGCAGCCGGTATAAAGGCAATCAGCGCAATCCCGGCTGCCACAAGCACGCTTGCCAGAAACACCAGTATGGACG
This window harbors:
- a CDS encoding glycosyltransferase; amino-acid sequence: SILVFLASVLVAAGIALIAFIPAALLVLGWLVWMVIKRLEKVPSPFTRIFTLPANLLQHNQLIYIMYDNIRRFEFIRLIRRINKRHDIVAWYIPTLFWPEMVHINAPKVVTAPDIVFLEFPSFFNKPVFPRTYKRMMESLWSADAFTCYSEYVRDYHLGKLSAVDTSKVSVIRHGRVDLRSYLLPAQTKEMTAEQERLAMRQRALRIIRDYQREPDVVTKHYHFYHLDFAETPFIFYSSQYRFYKNLHSLVKAFARLRLQYPELRLVLTANVSQDDDLKAYIEQQGLAAYILEAYDVPTSVLAALNNLAICAVNPTLFEGGFPFTFCEAYSVGTPSVMSNIPVVMELVKTEKLRKLMLFDPYDQDEMVERIGYALEHPDVLLREQRHLYDSYPQWEDVARTYIDAVLAKGEAHVA